A window from Telopea speciosissima isolate NSW1024214 ecotype Mountain lineage chromosome 8, Tspe_v1, whole genome shotgun sequence encodes these proteins:
- the LOC122670636 gene encoding uncharacterized protein LOC122670636, which produces MAIRAEKWRKFAVLMAVNTIRCNPATHRQLLHNGPDTLEELLERHLVKKDKNSVDDEEDVLLARRRLTSTRREALSLYRDVLRATRFFVWPDSRGVLWRDVLRENARKEFEEARFERDPEVITRLIIAGRDSVQSAIDKLVEKQKQQVERERKDRDRGW; this is translated from the coding sequence ATGGCAATTAGGGCTGAGAAATGGCGAAAATTCGCTGTTCTCATGGCCGTCAACACCATCAGAtgcaaccctgcaactcatcgtCAGCTTCTACACAACGGCCCAGACACATTGGAAGAGCTCTTAGAGAGGCACTtggtgaagaaagacaagaATAGCGTCGATGACGAAGAAGACGTGCTTTTAGCTCGTCGTCGCCTCACCAGCACACGAAGAGAGGCTCTTAGTCTCTACAGAGACGTCTTAAGAGCTACTCGATTCTTTGTCTGGCCTGATTCTCGTGGTGTCTTGTGGCGAGATGTTCTGAGAGAGAACGCTCGGAAGGAATTCGAAGAAGCCCGGTTTGAGAGGGACCCTGAGGTCATCACCAGATTGATTATTGCGGGTAGAGATTCTGTTCAGTCTGCCATTGATAAGCTTGTTGAGAAGCAGAAGCAACAGGTGGAGCGCGAACGTAAAGATAGAGATCGTGGCTGGTAA
- the LOC122672448 gene encoding uncharacterized protein LOC122672448 — MVKVQDSDGWMINSSAANEPALTVDYLINSCGLSPESALRASKHIALKTTAKADSVLDLFKNYAFTQAQISDIITFNPNVLRIDPDKILKPKIELLCNMGISGPNLAKILSRYSNFLTANLERELIPSLEFLRSFIHTDERVAIALSRMTWTTRLPERMTPNIEILRDHGVTESNISRLMFLHPRLMIGKAEWFQGVVLRAKEMGLDPSTTVFINGFRVLSGMREPAWEGKLAVFSSFGWPVDDYLWLFRKQPTVFGLSEKRIRAGLDFFMNKLNWTIADIRKYHSILQYSMEKRIFPRFSVFQVLLAKGLMENNSIGPAMRLTEDKFLNKYVFRYLDEQPHLLKLYQSKMGILES; from the coding sequence ATCAATTCAAGCGCCGCAAACGAACCAGCTCTAACGGTAGATTACCTTATAAACTCATGTGGGTTGTCCCCAGAATCAGCTCTCAGAGCCTCTAAACACATTGCTCTCAAGACCACAGCCAAAGCAGATTCTGTCCTTGATCTCTTCAAGAACTATGCATTCACGCAAGCCCAAATCTCCGATATCATTACCTTCAACCCAAATGTACTCAGAATCGATCCTGACAAAATACTGAAACCCAAAATCGAACTACTGTGTAATATGGGGATATCAGGCCCCAACCTCGCAAAGATCCTTTCCAGATACTCCAACTTCTTGACAGCGAATTTAGAAAGAGAACTCATCCCTTCATTGGAATTCCTCAGGAGTTTCATCCACACGGATGAAAGGGTCGCTATCGCTCTGAGTCGTATGACCTGGACCACCCGGCTTCCTGAAAGAATGACGCCCAATATTGAGATCTTGCGAGATCATGGTGTAACAGAGTCCAACATTTCGAGGTTAATGTTCCTTCATCCTCGACTAATGATTGGGAAAGCTGAATGGTTTCAGGGGGTGGTTTTGAGAGCCAAGGAAATGGGTTTGGATCCTTCGACTACCGTTTTCATAAATGGTTTCCGGGTACTATCTGGGATGAGGGAGCCTGCATGGGAAGGAAAGTTGGCTGTTTTTAGTAGTTTTGGATGGCCGGTAGACGATTATCTTTGGTTGTTCCGGAAGCAACCCACTGTTTTTGGACTTTCAGAGAAGAGAATCAGGGCAGGATTGGATTTCTTCATGAACAAATTGAATTGGACAATTGCTGATATCAGGAAGTATCATAGCATATTACAATATAGcatggagaagagaatatttccAAGGTTTTCTGTTTTTCAAGTTCTGCTCGCGAAGGGTCTAATGGAAAATAATAGTATCGGCCCCGCCATGAGATTGACTGAGGATAAGTTCCTGAATAAGTATGTGTTCAGGTATCTAGATGAACAACCCCATCTGTTGAAATTGTATCAAAGTAAGATGGGTATTCTTGAATCATAA